The window GTGTGCGCCTGCGGAATCGAGCGTGCGGCGGCGAAGCCCATCGCAACCGTGTGCTCGGCGGCGGCGCGAACGTTCCCTTCCGGTGCGTTGGCGACGATGACACCGTGTTCGGTGGCGGCGTCGATGTCGATGTTGTCGACACCGATACCGGCACGGCCGACGATGACGAGGTCGGGTGCCGCCTCGAATACCTCGGCGGTGACCTGTGTCCCGGAGCGAACGATGAGCCCATTTGCGTCGGAGACGGCGTCCAGTAGCGCGTCGCCTTCGACATCGTATGCGGTCTCTACTTCGTACCCAGCCTCACGAAGTCTGTCCAGACCCGCATCGGCGATTGGGTCCGTGACGAGTACCTTCATGCGCGTAGGGACATACTCACGGGGGTTAAGAGTTGCCACAACGGCCGATATCGTGACAGTGAGAGTGTCTCACATGATTGTGTACTTGTCGAACGACTGTCTCTGTTCGGTGTTTCTGCCGACGCGGAAGCTTTGAAACCCCGCGGGAACGACGGGCACGTATGCGAATCATCGCCTTCGACTTCGACGGCACGCTCTCGGACTCGGAGATGACCGTCCTCCTCGGCGAGAAGAACGGTACCGCCGAGAAGATGGCCGATATCACCGAACGCGCCATGAACGACGAGATTAGCTACGCGGAGAGCCTGCGCTCGCGCGCTCGACTCCTCGAAGGACTCGAAGAGGAACTCGCAGAAGAGGCCTACGGCGAGGTTGAACTTCGACCCGGCGCGGCCGAACTCATCCAGCGACTCCGCGACTACGGCCACCACGTCGCCATCTTCACCGGCGGATTCAAACGCGGCGTCGAACGCGCACTCGAAAAAGAGGGGGTCGAAGTCGACGACATCGTCTCGAACCACCTGCCCGTGAAGGGTGGCCGACTCACCGGCGACGTCGAGGGGTCGCTCATCGAGGGGACGAAGGACACGGCGCTGGAGAACTACGCCGCCGAACACGACGTACCAATGGAGCGAACCGTCGCTGTCGGCGACGGCGCGAACGACCTGCCGATGCTCGAAGTCGCCGGCCTGTCGGTTGGGTTCGTCCCGAAGACGGCAGTTCGCCCCGCCTGCGACGTCGTCGTCTCCTCGATGGACCGGTTAGGAAAGGTGTTCGAGGGGTACAACATCCTCGACGCCGACGAGGAGTAACCGCGTCGACGACACCGACGCGTCCCGTCTTGAGGAACTGGCACGCACTACTGGCCGGCGACGTTTGAACACTGCTAACGCTTATCATGGTTGGCGTCGTATCGACTTTCATGTCTATCAGCGACGTCGACACACCCGAGCTCTGGGTGGCGGGGTTCGTCTTCGTAGCCCTCGCTCTCGCCGCCCAGTTAGAGGGTGTGGTCCTCCTCGACTTCCGCACACTCGGCATCGACAAATCGATTCCCGCCGCCGTGGCAGTGGTGGGGACGATGCTGGCTTTGTGGTGGTTGGAAAACGAGTGAACCTTCCGATGGGTGTCTTCTTCGGGTCGGGATAGGGCCGGCGGTCAGTTTTCGGGTATTCGTCCGCCGTCTCGGGATTCTCTGTGCGGGAGAATCGAGTTCGAACGTTATTACGCGGCCAAATCGACAACCAATGGTTATGTTTGGTTCCCGCTGGTTCCCCATTGTGCTCGCTGCCCTCGTCGTCGTCGGAGTCGGCGGGTGGGTGTCACCCTTCGTCTTCGTCCCGGACGTTGGTGGTGAGGGGTTCACCACAGAACGAGTCTACGTTCGAGCAGATGGTCGCATCACCGAGGCGGCACTGTACGTCCCGAGTGGCGAACGCCCCAGACCGGGTATCGTGTTTGGGGCCGGGTCAGGGTCTGAACCTGCGATGTACGCTGGATACGGTGAGACACTCGCTCGACAGGGGTTCGTCGTCTTGATTCCCGGACCGACCTACGAACTCGAAGACGGGTCTCCCGTCCCGTGGATGATTGTCCGCGACGAGAGTGACCTCTGGGACCGGGTGACTGAGAACTACCTCAACTGGGTGGCGTATCTGGAAGCACATCCGCGAGTCGACGACGAACGCATCGTCGCCGGTGGGCACTCTGGCGGGGCCAACGGGGCCTATCGGGCGGCGTACGAACGTGGCGACGTACGGGGAGTCGTCGCCATCGCTGGCCGGTTCCCACCAGAGCGACCCGACCCGCTTCAGACGAACGTCCTCTTGGCGACTGGGAGCGACGATTCACTCGTTCCACCGAGTACCCTCGTGGAGATATCCGAACCACTGACTGGGACGAGACTCGAACCCGGTGACCGAACCGGGTCCTTCGACGACGGAACGGCGGCACGCGTCTTCGTCGCAGATGGGGCGACACACCTGTCCGAGTCGTACGACCCGTCGCTCGTCGCCGCGACGACAGACTGGTCGCTCCGGTCGGTTGGCGAGACGCCCCCAGACCAGTACGAGACGACTGGCCGACCCATTCGGTCGGTTCTCCAGCAGTTCGTCTTCGGGTTGGTCGGCGTCCTCGCGGCCACCGCCCTCGTCGCCCGCGAAGGTGCTCCCTCGCTGGACAGCGACTACCGGGCGTACCTTCCACCGACAGTTGCGGTGGTCGGATTCGTCGCAGTCGTCGGCACGACGCTCTCGGAGAGCGTCTACCACCTCTGGCCTGCACCGTCACAGTTCGTAAAATACGTCTTCTTCGCCGGCATCCTCGCAGTCGTCGGTGGGGTGCTTCTTCGCGGGTCCGAACGAATCCCGCGACTTGAGACGAGATACGGGGCCGTCCTGTTCGACGCCGCGTTCCTCGTCGTCTCGATGGCGGTGTTCGTCCTCGTTTCGACGCGCTTCGTCACGTTCCAGTTGGTGACGACGGTGGTCCTGTCGGGCGTTTTCTTGCTGCTACTGTTGCCCGTCGTCGTCCTGCTTTCCCTTCTGGAGCGAGACGCCGCGCCGCGCTGGGTGTTCAGTAGCCTCGCTGTCCTCTGGTTGTACCCGGCAGTCGTCCCGCCGTACCTGTGAGTGGTCTAATTCTGACACATACGCGCTGGTGGCGGCCGTCGCTCACAGTGAGCGTGTCTGCAAAAAATCGAAGTGGGTGTCGGGACTCGAGGTTACCGATTCAGCGTGTGAATCGCCTGTCCGAGCGCGTTTTCGGCGGCCTCCATGACCGCTTCGGCGAGCGTCGGGTGGGTGTGGATGGTGGATGCAACGTCTTCGAGCGTCGCGCCCATTTCGATGGCGAGAGCGACTTCGGCCACTAACTCGGACGCCTCGGGGCCGACGATTTGCGCTCCGAGGATGAATCCCGAATCTTCGTCGGCGACGATGCGGACGAAGCCATCGGCGTGACCCGTGGTGAGGGCACGACCGGATGCGCGGAAGGGCATCTGCCCGACAGCAGTTGTGAATCCCATCTCTTCGGCCTCGTCTTCGGTCATCCCGACCGTACCGATTTCAGGGTCGGTGAAGACGGCGGCCGGGACGGCCTGACTGTCGAAGGCGACGGGTTCACCGGCGATGTGCTCGGCGGCGACGATGCCTTCTTTCGAGGCGACGTGTGCGAGCATCGGGGTGTCGGCGACGACGTCACCGACTGCGTAGATGTGCTCCACGTCGGTCCGGCGGAAGTCGTCCACTTCGAGGAACCCACGTTCGTCGGCTTCGAGGCCGGCGTTTTCGAGTTCCATCGTGTCGGTGACGGGCGAGCGACCGACGGCGACGAGCACCTTGTCGGCACGGTACTCGGCTTCCTCGCCGTCTTCCGTCTCGGTGGTGACGATGATGCTGTCGTCGTCTTCGCGCCACCCGCTGGCACCTTCGCCGAAGTTCATGTCGATGCCGAGGTCTTCGGCGCGCTTGCGGACGACACGGGCCACGTCGGACTCGTATCCCGGGAGGATGTCGTCGAGCATCTCGACGACGGTGACGTCCGAATCGAGTTTGGCGAACGTCGTGGAGAGTTCCATGCCGATGTAGCCGCCGCCGACCACGACGAGGCGGTCCGGGACGGTGTCTGCGGCGAGGGCGTCGCGCGAGGACCAGACTTGCTCGTCCGCGAAGTCGAAGCCCGGAATCTGGATGACGCGCGACCCGGTGGCGATGATGCAGTGTTCGAACTCGATGGTTTCGGAACCCTGTCCTTCGCCGCCGTGGGCGATGCGGACGGCGTTCTCGTCTTTGAAGCGGGCGGTTCCCTCGACAAGGTTGACGCCGTTGGCCTTACAGAGTTTCTCGACGCCGCCAGTGAGTTGGTCCACGACGCCGTCCTTCCAGTCGCGCAGTTGCGACATGTCGACGACGGGGTCGGCGTGGATACCCATCTCTTCGGCGTTACCCGCCTCGTGGGCGAGGTTCGCACTCGTGATGAGCGCCTTCGACGGGATGCACCCGTAGTTCAGGCAGGTGCCGCCGTAGGCGTCCTTCTCGACGAGCGTGGTGTCCAGACCCTGCTGTGCGGCGCGGATGGCGGCGACGTACCCGCCCGGTCCGGCACCGATGACGAGTACCTCGGTTCCGGTCGCGATATCTCCAACGACCATTATTCGAGCACCAGCAGTTTGGGGTCTTCGAGCAGTTCTTTGATGCGGTTCGTGAAGCGGGCACCCTGTGCGCCGTCGACGATGCGGTGGTCGAACGACAGCGAGAGGGTGAGGACTTTTCGAGGCACGATTTCACCGTCTACAACGCGCGGCTTGTCCTTGATTGCACCGAGCGCGAGGATTGCCACTTCGGGGTAGTTGACGATGGGCGTCGCGTACTCGCCGCCGATGCCGCCGATGTTGGTGATGGTGAAGGTGCCACCGCGCATCTCGCCGGGCGAAATCTTGCGGTTACGGGCCTTCTCGACCAACTCGTTCATCTCGTCGGCGATTTGGAGCATGCCCTTGCGGTCCGCGTCGTGGACGACCGGAACCATGAGACCGGCGTCCGTCGCGGCGGCGACGCCGATGTTGTACTCGTCGCGGAGGACGATTTCTTCGTTCTCCTCGTCGAGTTGCGAGTTGATGTACGGGAAGTCCTTGAGCGCCGCGATGACCGCCTTCATCACGAACGGCATGTAGGTGAGTTTCGTGTCGCGTTCCTCGGCGACTGGCTTGAGTTGCGAGCGCAGTTCCACGAGTTCCGTCACGTCCACTTCGTCGTGGTGGGTGACGTGCGGCGCGGTGTACTTCGAGCGCTGCATCTGGTCGGCGATGGCCTTGCGGACGCCCTTGAAGGGAACGCGCTCGCCGGCGACGGGGCCGGAGTCGGCCGTCGCCGTCTCGGCCGTCGCGGTGCCTGCCTCGGGTTCGGCGGCGACTGCTTCGGCGTCTGCGGCCTGTGCCGCACGCTGGGCCTCGGCGTACTCGGTGACTGCTTCGGGCGAGACGAACGCCGCACCGTCGCGCATCTCCGTCGCAGGCACGGCGTCGATGTCGACGCCTTTCTCTTTGGCCAGCGCACGGGTCGCGGGCGCGGCGAGCGTCTTGTCACGCGCTGCGGCCTCAGCGGCCGCGGCAGCGCTTTCGTCGCGCTTCTCCGTCGCCGACTGACCGTTGATTTCGATGCTGCGTGGCCCTTCGGCCGGCGCTTCTTCTGCTTCTTCTTCCTCGGCGGCCGCACGAACGTCGCCTTCGGTCACACGACCGCTCGGACCGCTTCCGTCGACAGATTCGAGGTCGACTTCGAGTTCGCGGGCGAGTCGTCGGACGCTCGGTGGGGCGAACACGCGTCCGCCAGCGTCGGTCTCTTCTTCCTCGTCGGGTTCGGGTTCTGCCTCGGGTTCGGCGGCCGGTTCGGCCTCCTCGGCCTCTTCGCCACCGACCTGAATGGTGATGATGACGTTGCCGACCGGAACCATCTCGCCTTCTTCGGCGAGGAGTTCGTTCACCGTCCCGTTGAACGGCGACGGAACGTCCACGAGTGCTTTGTCCGTCTCGACCTCTGCGAGTACCTGGTCTTCGGTCACTTCGTCGCCCGGTGCGACGTGCCACGTTACGAGTTCGCCTTCTGCGACGCCTTCACCGACGTCGGGGAGTTTGAATTCCTTGAGTGCCATTCAGAAGTTCACCGCCTCACGAATGCCGTCTTCGACGCGGGCGACCGACGGGAGGTAGTAGTCCTCCAGTGCGTACAGCGGGTACGGGACGTCGTAGCCTGCGACGCGCTTTACGGGTGCTTCCTGGTAGAGGAGCGCCTCTTCTTGGATGATAGCCGTGATTTCGCCGCCGAGGCCGCCGGTCTTGGGGGCCTCGTGGACGACGACTGCGCGACCGGTCTTCTTGAACGACTCCACGATGGTCTCGCGGTCCAGCGGCGAGATAGAGCGCAGGTCGACGACTTCGGCGTCGATACCCTCTTCTTCGAGGTTCTCGACCGCTTCGAGCGTCGGGCGGGTCATCGCGCCGTAGGTGAACACCGACACGTCCGACCCTTCGCGGCGGACGGCGGCCTCACCGATTGGGACCGTGTAGTCTTCTTCGGGGACTTCGCCGCGGAACGCCCGGTAGATGAGTTTGGGTTCGAGGAAGACGACCGGGTCGGGGTCGCGGATGGCCGAGATGAGCAGTCCCTTCGTGTCGTACGGCGTCGAGGGGATGACCACCTTCAGACCGGCCTCGTGCGCGTAGAACATCTCTTTCGACTCGGAGTGCGACTCGGGTGCGCGGATGCCGCCGCCGTAGGGGGCGCGCAGGACCATCGGGAGCGTGTAACGGCCACGGGTCCGGGTGCGGAACCGCGACATGTGGCTCACGATTTGGTCGAATCCGGGGTACATGAAGCCAGAGAACTGAATCTCGGGAACCGGCTTCAGGCCCATCGCGGCCATCCCAACTGCCGTGCCGATGATGCCGGACTCTGCGAGGGGCGTGTCGATGACTCGGTCGTCGCCGAACTCGTCCCAGAGGCCCTCGGTGGCCCGGAAGACGCCGCCGTTCTTGCCGACGTCTTCGCCCATGACGAGCACCTCGTCGTCGAGGTTCATTTCGGTGTAGAGACCGTCCCGTACTGCTTGCACGATGGTGAGGTTCTGTGCGCTCATTCTCGGAGGAATCCTTCGTCGCCAACCTTCTCACGGAGTGCTTCGAACTCCTCGTACTGTGCTTGAATCTCCGGCGTCCGTTCGTCGTAGGCGTAGTCGAACATGTCGCTGGGTTCCGGACGCGGGTCGGACTCGGCCGCCTCGATGGCGTCTGCGACTCGTTGTTTGATTTCTGCCTCGATTTCTTCGACCTTCTCGTCGTCGAGTCGGCCCGTCTCACGGAGGAACGCTTCGAGACGCGGGATGGGGTCTTTCGCCTTCCACTTCTCGACTTCCTCGTCGTCGCGGTAGACGGTTGGGTCGTCGGCGGTGGTGTGTGCGCCGAAGCGGTACTGGACCGCCTCGATGAGCGTGGGTCGTCCCTCGCCCTCACCGGGGTTCCGAGCCTTCTCCAGTGCGGCCTTCGTCACGGCGTAGACGGCGAGGGGGTCCATTCCGTCGACCTGCACGCCGTCGATGCCGTAGGCGGCGGCCTTCTGTGCGATGGTCTCGGAGGCCGTCTGTCGCTCGCGCGGGACAGAAATCGCCCACTGGTTGTTGTTACAGAAGAAGACGTTGGGGGTGTCGAAGACGCCGGCGAAGTTCAATCCTTCGTGGAAGTCGCCTTCGGACGTCGCACCGTCACCGAAGTAACAGAGAACTGCTTTGTCCTCTTCACCGCGGAGTTTGAACGACCATCCGGCACCCGTCGCGTGCGGAATCTGCGACGCGATAGGAACTGCAGGCGGGAAGAGGTTCACGCCCTCGGGCATCTCGTTGCCCTTCTCGTGGCCCATCCAGTACAAGAGCGTCTGCTTGAGGGGAAGGCCGCGGAGCAACGCCGCGCCGTGTTCGCGGTAACTGGGCACCATCCAGTCGTCTTCTTCGAGTGCGATGGCGCTGCCAATCTGTGCGCCTTCCTGTCCCGACAGCGGAGGGTAGGTTCCCATCCGTCCCTGTCGCTGCAGACTCACTGCCCGAGTGTCGAAGTGTCGAGCAAGGCGCATATTCCGGTACATGTCGACCAGTGTCTCGTCGTCGATGTCGGGGACTTCACCGACGACGGTGCCGTCCTCATCGAGCACTCGTACCTGGTCCTGTGGGTCACGCTGAAGTACGCTCACGGGAGAACCCTCCTGTTCATGGCAAAATCGACACCCGCTGGCGTTATATTGTTTTCGTATATAATTTACTTTGACTCGGAATATTGCGTCACTGGGCGTGCTATGTAAACCCACACAGGTGAAAATTGGACATTTTGGCTTCTAAACGATTCTTCCTGAGGGTCATTAGTGCGAACCCACATCTCACCGAGAAATAATCGGAAATATCGACAACGTTTCACAACGGACCGGGAGTATATCGACTCGGGTTGTGACAACGCCGACACATCTGTGGCGACGTGAGAACGAAGTTTCCCGTCCGGTGCGCGCCGGCCGCGTTACTGCCCTGCTGCCGCGCGTGCCGCCTGCCGTGCCTCTTCGACGCTCGACCCCTCGCGGAGCAGTGCGTCGACGAACAGCTCGCCCGCCTTGTACGACGACCGGACCATCGGACCGGAGGCGCAGTAGAGGAAGTCGAGTTCGTCTTCGGCGACCCGCCGCCACGTCTCGAACACGTCGGGGTGGACGTACTCGTACACGTCGAGGTGGGTCCGCGACGGTTGGAGGTACTGGCCGAAGGTCACGATATCGACGTCCGCCTCGCGGAGGTCTGAGAGCGTCTGATAGACTTCGTGGGCGTGTTCGCCGAGGCCGAGCATGATGGACGTCTTCGTGTGGATGTCCGACTCGTCGGTCACCTGCTGGAGGACCGACAGGGACTGCTCGTACCCCGCGCGCCGGTCACGAATCGGCCACTGGAGGCGTTCGACCGTCTCGATGTTGTGGGCGATGACGTCCGGGCCGGCGTCGATAATCTTCCGGACGAGTTCGGGTTCACCCTGGAAGTCGGGAATCAGCACTTCTACGAGGACCTCCGGGTCTCGCCGTTTTATCTCCCGAATCGTCTGTGCGAAGTGACCGGCACCCTGGTCGGGTAAGTCGTCACGGTCCACGGAGGTCAACACGACGTAGTCGAGACCGATTTCCGTCACGGCGTCGGCGACGTTCGCGGGTTCTTCGGGGTCGAGTGGTTCCATGCCACCCGTCGTCACGTCACAGAAGTTGCATCCGCGCGAACACCGGTCGCCCATGAGCATGAACGTGGCCGTCCCGGGACCGTCCCGACCACTCCAGCACTCGCCGAGGTTCGGACAGTTGGCCTCTTCACAGACCGTGTGGAGGTTCCTGTCCCGGAGTGTGGATTTGATGTCGGTGAATCGCCGGCCCGATGGCGGTCGCATCTTCAACCAATCTGGCTTCCGCCGCGTGCGCATGGTCAGTTCTTACGGGGGGACAGGCAAAAACGTGAGGATTACACCGCTGTCGGTCGACCACTTGACACGTCTGACCGGCTCGATTCGACCGAATCACTCGCCGTGAGCGTCGTGTTCTGTGTTACCACGACGGCAGACAAATCGACCAAATACGCACGACTATCACGAAAAAGAAAACGTTTGATTCGAATTCATCACGTATGTCCACCATTCTGCATGTAAAACCGTGCTAGACATATCATGGAACTGAAAAACTTATGTTCGAGTAAAGATTTTCACACAGTGTATGAACTGGAAACACCGCCGTGACCTGTCGAAGGCTGAATCGAAGAAACGCGAAGCCACCGCGGGAACGAACTGGTCGTTCATCGCTGCCCTCGCCGGCGCGGCGTAAGTCAGGAGACGGTCGGAATCGAACCCTGAACGGTCCCCCGAACACGTTTTTGTATCTTCGCCCGCCGAGCGGTGCCACCGGATGGAGAAACGCCTTTCCCCACGGACGACTCGGCTACCTGTATGACCCTCGTCTTCGTCTCGCTTTCGGCCGCTGTACACACAGGGAGGTGCGCCCCGTGAAAGTCGTCGAAGCGGTCCCCGAATTCGCCGACGCGTTCGGGTTCGACGAGTTCAACCGGATGCAACGCGAGGCGCTGCCGGGCATCCTCGACACCGACCACAACGTGGTCGCGTCCGCGCCCACCGCCAGCGGGAAGACGGCGCTCGCGGAACTCGCTATCTGCAAGACGCTCCGCGACGACGGGACGGCCCTCTTCATCGCCCCGCTTCGCGCTCTGACCACCGAGAAAGAGAC is drawn from Haloferax litoreum and contains these coding sequences:
- the serB gene encoding phosphoserine phosphatase SerB, whose product is MRIIAFDFDGTLSDSEMTVLLGEKNGTAEKMADITERAMNDEISYAESLRSRARLLEGLEEELAEEAYGEVELRPGAAELIQRLRDYGHHVAIFTGGFKRGVERALEKEGVEVDDIVSNHLPVKGGRLTGDVEGSLIEGTKDTALENYAAEHDVPMERTVAVGDGANDLPMLEVAGLSVGFVPKTAVRPACDVVVSSMDRLGKVFEGYNILDADEE
- a CDS encoding dihydrolipoamide acetyltransferase family protein; protein product: MALKEFKLPDVGEGVAEGELVTWHVAPGDEVTEDQVLAEVETDKALVDVPSPFNGTVNELLAEEGEMVPVGNVIITIQVGGEEAEEAEPAAEPEAEPEPDEEEETDAGGRVFAPPSVRRLARELEVDLESVDGSGPSGRVTEGDVRAAAEEEEAEEAPAEGPRSIEINGQSATEKRDESAAAAAEAAARDKTLAAPATRALAKEKGVDIDAVPATEMRDGAAFVSPEAVTEYAEAQRAAQAADAEAVAAEPEAGTATAETATADSGPVAGERVPFKGVRKAIADQMQRSKYTAPHVTHHDEVDVTELVELRSQLKPVAEERDTKLTYMPFVMKAVIAALKDFPYINSQLDEENEEIVLRDEYNIGVAAATDAGLMVPVVHDADRKGMLQIADEMNELVEKARNRKISPGEMRGGTFTITNIGGIGGEYATPIVNYPEVAILALGAIKDKPRVVDGEIVPRKVLTLSLSFDHRIVDGAQGARFTNRIKELLEDPKLLVLE
- a CDS encoding alpha-ketoacid dehydrogenase subunit beta: MSAQNLTIVQAVRDGLYTEMNLDDEVLVMGEDVGKNGGVFRATEGLWDEFGDDRVIDTPLAESGIIGTAVGMAAMGLKPVPEIQFSGFMYPGFDQIVSHMSRFRTRTRGRYTLPMVLRAPYGGGIRAPESHSESKEMFYAHEAGLKVVIPSTPYDTKGLLISAIRDPDPVVFLEPKLIYRAFRGEVPEEDYTVPIGEAAVRREGSDVSVFTYGAMTRPTLEAVENLEEEGIDAEVVDLRSISPLDRETIVESFKKTGRAVVVHEAPKTGGLGGEITAIIQEEALLYQEAPVKRVAGYDVPYPLYALEDYYLPSVARVEDGIREAVNF
- the pdhA gene encoding pyruvate dehydrogenase (acetyl-transferring) E1 component subunit alpha, which produces MSVLQRDPQDQVRVLDEDGTVVGEVPDIDDETLVDMYRNMRLARHFDTRAVSLQRQGRMGTYPPLSGQEGAQIGSAIALEEDDWMVPSYREHGAALLRGLPLKQTLLYWMGHEKGNEMPEGVNLFPPAVPIASQIPHATGAGWSFKLRGEEDKAVLCYFGDGATSEGDFHEGLNFAGVFDTPNVFFCNNNQWAISVPRERQTASETIAQKAAAYGIDGVQVDGMDPLAVYAVTKAALEKARNPGEGEGRPTLIEAVQYRFGAHTTADDPTVYRDDEEVEKWKAKDPIPRLEAFLRETGRLDDEKVEEIEAEIKQRVADAIEAAESDPRPEPSDMFDYAYDERTPEIQAQYEEFEALREKVGDEGFLRE
- a CDS encoding dienelactone hydrolase family protein produces the protein MLAALVVVGVGGWVSPFVFVPDVGGEGFTTERVYVRADGRITEAALYVPSGERPRPGIVFGAGSGSEPAMYAGYGETLARQGFVVLIPGPTYELEDGSPVPWMIVRDESDLWDRVTENYLNWVAYLEAHPRVDDERIVAGGHSGGANGAYRAAYERGDVRGVVAIAGRFPPERPDPLQTNVLLATGSDDSLVPPSTLVEISEPLTGTRLEPGDRTGSFDDGTAARVFVADGATHLSESYDPSLVAATTDWSLRSVGETPPDQYETTGRPIRSVLQQFVFGLVGVLAATALVAREGAPSLDSDYRAYLPPTVAVVGFVAVVGTTLSESVYHLWPAPSQFVKYVFFAGILAVVGGVLLRGSERIPRLETRYGAVLFDAAFLVVSMAVFVLVSTRFVTFQLVTTVVLSGVFLLLLLPVVVLLSLLERDAAPRWVFSSLAVLWLYPAVVPPYL
- the lpdA gene encoding dihydrolipoyl dehydrogenase: MVVGDIATGTEVLVIGAGPGGYVAAIRAAQQGLDTTLVEKDAYGGTCLNYGCIPSKALITSANLAHEAGNAEEMGIHADPVVDMSQLRDWKDGVVDQLTGGVEKLCKANGVNLVEGTARFKDENAVRIAHGGEGQGSETIEFEHCIIATGSRVIQIPGFDFADEQVWSSRDALAADTVPDRLVVVGGGYIGMELSTTFAKLDSDVTVVEMLDDILPGYESDVARVVRKRAEDLGIDMNFGEGASGWREDDDSIIVTTETEDGEEAEYRADKVLVAVGRSPVTDTMELENAGLEADERGFLEVDDFRRTDVEHIYAVGDVVADTPMLAHVASKEGIVAAEHIAGEPVAFDSQAVPAAVFTDPEIGTVGMTEDEAEEMGFTTAVGQMPFRASGRALTTGHADGFVRIVADEDSGFILGAQIVGPEASELVAEVALAIEMGATLEDVASTIHTHPTLAEAVMEAAENALGQAIHTLNR
- the lipA gene encoding lipoyl synthase — its product is MRTRRKPDWLKMRPPSGRRFTDIKSTLRDRNLHTVCEEANCPNLGECWSGRDGPGTATFMLMGDRCSRGCNFCDVTTGGMEPLDPEEPANVADAVTEIGLDYVVLTSVDRDDLPDQGAGHFAQTIREIKRRDPEVLVEVLIPDFQGEPELVRKIIDAGPDVIAHNIETVERLQWPIRDRRAGYEQSLSVLQQVTDESDIHTKTSIMLGLGEHAHEVYQTLSDLREADVDIVTFGQYLQPSRTHLDVYEYVHPDVFETWRRVAEDELDFLYCASGPMVRSSYKAGELFVDALLREGSSVEEARQAARAAAGQ